CGCCCCGGAAAAGGCCTCTTCCGGCTGCCCGGAATTCGGTGGGACCGGCGTTTCAGCCGGTGGTGCAGGTGGCGGTGGGCCAGGTGGTGGAGCCGTTCTTCATGATGGTCATGCCCCAGGTGTTGCCGGAGCCGTTGGGGGTGGCGACGAGGGTCTGGGCGTCGGGGTAGCTGGTGGTGGCGTTCCAGGTGGAGCTGACCTTCTCGGGGCTGGGCACCTTGACGGTGACCTTCCAGCTGTTGGCGCCGGAGACCGTGACGTTGAGGTTGTAGCGGTCGCTCCAGGAGCTGCCGGCGGAGAGCGCCGCGGTGCAACTCCCGCCACCCGTACCGCCCGTGCCACCGCCCGTGCCGCCACCGGTGCCGCCGCCCGTACCGCCGCCCGTGCCGCCGCCGTTGTCGGTCGGGGCGACGGCGCGGCCGGTCTGCGGGGAGATCATGCCGGCGCACAGGCCGCGGGCGGCCAGGTTCTGGGCGATCTGCGGGATGGCGGCGAGGGTGTTGGCGGGCCACTCGTGCATCAGGATCACCTGGCCGTTGCCCAGGCGGCCGACGGCCTGGACGATCGCGGCGGTGCTCGCGCCGTTCCAGTCCTGCGAGTCGACGTCCCAGATCACCTCGGTCAGGCCGTACTTGGCCTCGACGGACTTCAGCGTCGCGTTGGTCTCGCCGTACGGCGGGCGGAACAGCTTCGGGGTGCCGCCGCCCGCGTTGGCGATGGCGGACTGGGTGGTGCCGACCTCGGAGTCGATCTGCGCCTGGCTCTGCTGGACCAGGTGCGGGTGGGTGTAGCTGTGGTTGCCGATCCACATGCCGGCGGCGAGCTCGGCCCTGACCTGGGCGGGGTACGCGGCGGCGTACTGGCCCTCGTTGAACACGGTGCCCCGCAGGCCGTTGTGCTGGAGGGCGCTCAGCAGGGCGGGGGTGTGGTCGTTGGAGGGGCCGTCGTCGAAGGTGAGTCCGACGTAGCCGGTGCAGCCGGCGGCCCGGGCGGGGGCGGGGTCGAGTGCGGTGGCGGTCAGTGCGGCGGCCGCGGTGGCGGCGACGGCCAGGGCCGCGATCAGCGGGCGCGGCGCGAGCGTGGTGATGCGCATGGGGGTGCGACTCCTCGTGGTTCGCTGGGGAGCCCGGGAGGCGGATGGAACCGGCTGCCCGGCTCGACGGTGGTCGGCGGGACGGCGGCCGACGTCGAAGAGTTTTGACCCGGGCAGTTCGGGTGTCAATGTTCAGGTTGAAACTTTCCGGGAACATTCGGAATTCCGCCGGAATGGGGCCGGAAACACCGCCGATACCGTGCGGCGGGGGGCGGGAAGGCGGTCGACGGGCGGGCCGCCCCGGGTCCGATCGGGTTTCGGAAGCCTGGGCCGGCCGTCGGCTGGGTCCGCGCCGTTGCGGGCCGACGGCCGGTCGGCCCGTCCCCGCGGGTCCGCCCGCCCGCGCCCCGGGCGGGGTGCGGGCGGCGCGGCGTGGGGACGGGGTACCGCGGACCGGGCGGGCGAAGCGGGGTGCCGCCCGGGCGGCGGAGTCGGGGTGGAGCGGGGTGGTCGAGGGGCGGAGCGGGTCAGGCCAGACCGGGTCAGGCCAGGGCGGCGGCCAGCCGTTCGGTGAAGCGGTTGGTGAACTTGCCCGCCGGGTCGGCCTCCTGACGCAGCGCCAGGAAGTCGGCCAACCGCTCGTGCCCGGCGGCCGCGGCCTGCGGGGAGTGCGTGACCTTTCCCCAGTGCGGGCGGCCGCCCAGGGGCAGCAGCGCGCGCTCCACGTCCGCGAGGACGGGGGCGAGGGCGACGGGGTCGGGCTTCCAGGTGAAGTGGAAGGCCACCGAGTCCCGCCCGTACGCGGGGCTCAGCCACAGGCCGTCGGCGGCGACCGTGCGCACCTCGGAGATGTGCAGCACCGGGGCCAACCGGGCTCCCAGCGAGCGGAGTTCGGCGATCGCGGCCTCGGCGGCCGGGCGCGGCAGCAGGTACTCGGACTGGAGCTCGGCGCCGCTGCTGGGGGTGAACTCGGGGCGGAAGTGCGGCAGCCGCCGGTGCCAGGGGCCGGGTTCGCCCAGCTGGGGCGTGCAGGGGGCGACGGGCATGCCGGGCACCGGGTGTTCGGGGGCGGTGGCCGGGCGGGCGCCGGGGACGGTCGCGGCGGGGCTGCCGTCGTCGAGCTGCTTGACCCAGACCCGGCCGGTGTCCGAGCCCCAGTCGGTGAACAGGCTGACGCTGTACCCGGCGGCGTGCACCTCGTCCAGGTGCGCGGCGTAGCGGGCCAGCGGCAGGCCGAGGTGGACGTACTGCCGCAGGGCGAAGGCGGGGACGACGTCCAGGGTGAGCGCGGTGGCGATGCCGAGCGCGCCGAGGTGCACCACCTCGCCGGGGTGCGCGGTGGTGCGGCTCTCGCCGTCGGGGCCGATCAGCTCCAGCGAGCGGACGGCGGCGGCGAGCGAGCGGCGGCCGGGGCCCGAGCCGTGGGTGCCGGTCGCGGTGGCGCCGGCGACCGAGATGTGCGGCAGCGAGGCCAGGTTCTCCAGGGCCAGGCCCGCCGCCTGGAGGGCGACGGCCAGGTCCGCGTAGCGGGTGGCGGCGGAGACGGTGAC
The window above is part of the Kitasatospora sp. NA04385 genome. Proteins encoded here:
- a CDS encoding polysaccharide deacetylase family protein, with amino-acid sequence MRITTLAPRPLIAALAVAATAAAALTATALDPAPARAAGCTGYVGLTFDDGPSNDHTPALLSALQHNGLRGTVFNEGQYAAAYPAQVRAELAAGMWIGNHSYTHPHLVQQSQAQIDSEVGTTQSAIANAGGGTPKLFRPPYGETNATLKSVEAKYGLTEVIWDVDSQDWNGASTAAIVQAVGRLGNGQVILMHEWPANTLAAIPQIAQNLAARGLCAGMISPQTGRAVAPTDNGGGTGGGTGGGTGGGTGGGTGGTGGGSCTAALSAGSSWSDRYNLNVTVSGANSWKVTVKVPSPEKVSSTWNATTSYPDAQTLVATPNGSGNTWGMTIMKNGSTTWPTATCTTG
- a CDS encoding FAD-binding protein translates to MTTDDLVTDGPLTNWAGNLAYRARAVHRPRSVDELRELVRRSDRVRALGSGHSFSPVADTDGDLVLLDGLPSRIEIAPDARSVTVSAATRYADLAVALQAAGLALENLASLPHISVAGATATGTHGSGPGRRSLAAAVRSLELIGPDGESRTTAHPGEVVHLGALGIATALTLDVVPAFALRQYVHLGLPLARYAAHLDEVHAAGYSVSLFTDWGSDTGRVWVKQLDDGSPAATVPGARPATAPEHPVPGMPVAPCTPQLGEPGPWHRRLPHFRPEFTPSSGAELQSEYLLPRPAAEAAIAELRSLGARLAPVLHISEVRTVAADGLWLSPAYGRDSVAFHFTWKPDPVALAPVLADVERALLPLGGRPHWGKVTHSPQAAAAGHERLADFLALRQEADPAGKFTNRFTERLAAALA